The following coding sequences lie in one Streptomyces venezuelae genomic window:
- a CDS encoding protealysin inhibitor emfourin has translation MRIQVKRTGGFAGIDRHAEVDTSELADAPEWHALAEQAVAEGRSAPPIGVPDGFNYQLTVDGRTVYCSDPRLTEPQRKLISRVLKEGS, from the coding sequence ATGCGTATCCAGGTGAAGCGGACCGGAGGATTCGCGGGCATCGACCGGCACGCCGAGGTGGACACCTCGGAGCTGGCCGATGCCCCGGAATGGCACGCCCTGGCCGAACAGGCCGTGGCCGAGGGACGGAGCGCCCCGCCCATAGGGGTGCCGGACGGCTTCAACTACCAGCTGACGGTGGACGGGCGGACGGTGTACTGCTCGGACCCGCGGCTGACGGAGCCGCAGCGGAAGCTGATCTCACGCGTACTGAAGGAGGGTTCGTAG
- the era gene encoding GTPase Era produces MGAMSVRTPSSAEPSEAVHRAGFACFVGRPNAGKSTLTNALVGKKVAITANQPQTTRHTVRGIVHRPDAQMILVDTPGLHKPRTLLGERLNDVVRTTWAEVDVIGFCLPANEKLGPGDRFIAKELASIKKTPKIAIVTKTDLVDSKTLAEQLIAIDQLGKELGFEWAEIVPVSAVGDQQVGLLADLIVPLLPEGPALYPEGDLTDEPEQVMVAELIREAALEGVRDELPHSIAVVVEEMLPREDRPADKPLLDIHAFVYIERPSQKGIIIGPKGKRLKDVGIKSRKQIEALLGTPVFLDLHVKVAKDWQRDPRQLRKLGF; encoded by the coding sequence ATGGGCGCCATGAGCGTTCGTACCCCGTCTTCAGCCGAGCCGTCCGAGGCCGTCCACCGCGCCGGCTTCGCCTGCTTCGTCGGCCGCCCCAACGCGGGCAAGTCCACCCTCACGAACGCTCTGGTCGGCAAGAAGGTGGCGATCACCGCCAACCAGCCGCAGACCACGCGCCACACCGTGCGCGGCATCGTGCACCGGCCCGACGCCCAGATGATCCTGGTCGACACCCCGGGGCTGCACAAGCCGCGCACGCTGCTCGGTGAGCGGCTCAACGACGTCGTGCGCACGACGTGGGCCGAGGTCGACGTGATCGGCTTCTGCCTGCCCGCGAACGAGAAGCTCGGCCCCGGCGACCGGTTCATCGCCAAGGAGCTCGCCTCCATCAAGAAGACGCCGAAGATCGCGATCGTCACGAAGACGGACCTGGTCGACAGCAAGACGCTCGCCGAGCAGCTCATCGCCATCGACCAGCTCGGCAAGGAGCTCGGCTTCGAGTGGGCCGAGATCGTGCCGGTGTCGGCGGTCGGCGACCAGCAGGTCGGCCTGCTCGCCGACCTCATCGTGCCGCTGCTCCCGGAGGGCCCCGCGCTCTACCCCGAGGGCGACCTCACGGACGAGCCCGAGCAGGTCATGGTCGCGGAGCTGATCCGCGAGGCGGCGCTGGAGGGTGTGCGGGACGAGCTGCCGCACTCCATCGCGGTCGTGGTCGAGGAGATGCTGCCCCGCGAGGACCGCCCCGCCGACAAGCCGCTGCTGGACATCCACGCGTTCGTCTACATCGAGCGGCCCAGCCAGAAGGGCATCATCATCGGCCCGAAGGGCAAGCGGCTCAAGGACGTCGGCATCAAGTCCCGCAAGCAGATCGAGGCGCTCCTCGGCACGCCCGTCTTCCTGGACCTGCACGTGAAGGTCGCCAAGGACTGGCAGCGGGACCCGCGCCAGCTGCGCAAGCTGGGGTTCTGA
- a CDS encoding MFS transporter, translating to MAIDTTPAPSPQAAPPAPQPQPHGPKLSTRDKLVLFVLCAAQFMVALDFSVLNVALPVLGPDLGMSHSALQWAVTAFALPSGGFLLLFGRTGDLFGRRKLFLAGLALFGLASLLATFAWDPASFLAGRALQGVGAAAIVPTGMSLLTTTFPEGPARDRALGISGTLLSLGFTVGMVLGGVLTDTLGWRSTMGLLTLFALIVLPLAPGLLPESRTPDRPRLDVPGAVTVTGGLLSLIYALSTAAQRGFGGIDVIVTLVAGVLLLALFGYVESRAASPLVSLPMLRRRTVAWGNLGGLVTFSMMSTVVFVLTLYFQEVLRLSAFETGLIFGVQGILSVVAGVYAPRIIGRFGARRTLVGSLVGQGVLVAALLGIGEGGWSVWLATAAVSVASMFHLGAIVSYGVTVTSGVPDEEQGLATGLVTSTQQVGLTVGIPVLGVLATTVPDLLTGARTVLAIDAAVVLATAAAVAVGLGGRKRA from the coding sequence ATGGCGATCGACACCACCCCTGCCCCGTCCCCCCAGGCCGCGCCACCTGCGCCGCAGCCGCAACCGCACGGCCCGAAGCTCTCCACCCGCGACAAGCTCGTCCTCTTCGTGCTGTGCGCCGCGCAGTTCATGGTCGCGCTGGACTTCTCCGTACTGAACGTCGCGCTGCCCGTGCTCGGCCCCGACCTCGGCATGAGCCACTCCGCGCTGCAGTGGGCGGTGACCGCCTTCGCGCTGCCGTCCGGAGGCTTCCTGCTCCTCTTCGGCAGGACCGGCGACCTCTTCGGCCGCCGCAAGCTGTTCCTCGCGGGTCTCGCGCTCTTCGGCCTCGCCTCGCTGCTCGCCACGTTCGCGTGGGACCCGGCGTCGTTCCTCGCCGGGCGCGCGCTGCAGGGCGTGGGCGCGGCGGCCATCGTGCCGACCGGCATGTCCCTCCTGACGACCACGTTCCCCGAGGGTCCGGCGCGCGACCGGGCGCTCGGCATCTCCGGCACGCTGCTCTCGCTCGGCTTCACGGTCGGCATGGTGCTGGGCGGCGTACTGACCGACACCCTCGGCTGGCGCTCCACGATGGGCCTGCTCACCCTCTTCGCCCTGATCGTGCTGCCGCTCGCGCCGGGCCTGCTGCCCGAGTCGCGCACCCCGGACCGTCCGCGCCTGGACGTCCCCGGCGCCGTCACGGTCACCGGCGGCCTGCTCTCCCTGATCTACGCACTCTCCACGGCGGCCCAGCGCGGCTTCGGCGGCATCGACGTCATCGTCACGCTGGTGGCGGGCGTCCTGCTCCTGGCGCTCTTCGGCTACGTCGAGTCGCGCGCCGCGTCCCCGCTCGTCTCGCTCCCGATGCTGCGCCGCCGCACGGTGGCGTGGGGCAACCTCGGCGGTCTCGTCACGTTCTCGATGATGTCGACGGTCGTGTTCGTGCTGACCCTCTACTTCCAGGAGGTCCTGCGTCTCTCCGCCTTCGAGACCGGCCTGATCTTCGGTGTGCAGGGCATCCTGTCGGTGGTCGCCGGCGTGTACGCGCCGCGGATCATCGGCCGCTTCGGCGCCCGCCGCACGCTGGTGGGTTCGCTGGTCGGGCAGGGCGTGCTGGTCGCGGCGCTGCTCGGCATCGGCGAGGGCGGCTGGTCGGTGTGGCTCGCGACGGCCGCGGTGTCGGTGGCGAGCATGTTCCACCTGGGCGCGATCGTGTCGTACGGCGTGACGGTCACGTCGGGCGTCCCCGACGAGGAGCAGGGCCTGGCGACGGGCCTGGTCACCTCCACCCAGCAGGTGGGCCTCACCGTCGGCATCCCGGTGCTCGGTGTCCTCGCGACGACCGTCCCCGACCTGCTCACGGGCGCGCGGACGGTCCTCGCGATCGACGCGGCGGTGGTCCTGGCGACGGCGGCCGCGGTGGCGGTCGGGCTCGGCGGACGCAAGCGCGCGTGA
- a CDS encoding MFS transporter, with protein sequence MTSTAPAALREPVERVGRGWTASLSLANGAIWVGWYGPLQILLAVQAEDLAPAGTSKETVLAWVTGVGAVVSLAANPLFGAVSDRTTSRWGRRTPWIVAGAAGGTLSLLLLASADSVWWLAAGWCLVQLTLNAAFAAVTAAVPDRVPRLQRGSVGGWLGAAQLLGVVVGTGLATAAGGTGAGYAACAVFTLAGVLPYVVRHRDLRLSAADRPPWSLRGFLAGFRLSPRRHPDLAWAWLTRFLLNVSNSLVLLYLLYFLRDGLHRPDPDEGVLILTAVNGATMLATVVVGGAWSDRTARRKPFVLWSGALMAAATALLALWQTWPGAVVAAAVLGIGFGVFTSVDFALMTDVLPTAADRGKDLGIINIANSLPQVAAPALAAPIVTHLGGYRALYLTAAVIGLAGSGLVTRIKGVR encoded by the coding sequence ATGACGTCGACCGCGCCGGCCGCGCTGCGGGAGCCGGTGGAACGGGTCGGCCGGGGCTGGACGGCCTCGCTGTCGCTCGCCAACGGCGCGATCTGGGTGGGCTGGTACGGGCCGCTGCAGATCCTGCTCGCCGTCCAGGCGGAGGACCTCGCGCCCGCGGGCACGTCCAAGGAGACCGTCCTCGCCTGGGTGACGGGCGTCGGCGCGGTCGTCTCCCTCGCCGCGAACCCGCTCTTCGGCGCGGTTTCGGACCGTACGACGTCGCGCTGGGGCAGGCGCACGCCGTGGATCGTGGCGGGCGCGGCGGGCGGCACCCTGTCGCTCCTGCTCCTCGCCTCCGCGGACTCGGTGTGGTGGCTCGCGGCGGGGTGGTGCCTGGTCCAGCTCACCCTCAACGCCGCGTTCGCGGCGGTGACGGCGGCCGTGCCGGACCGGGTGCCGCGCCTGCAGCGGGGCTCGGTGGGCGGGTGGCTGGGGGCGGCGCAGCTGCTCGGCGTGGTGGTGGGGACGGGGCTCGCGACGGCGGCGGGCGGGACGGGCGCGGGGTACGCGGCGTGTGCGGTCTTCACCCTGGCGGGCGTCCTGCCCTACGTCGTACGCCACCGTGACCTGCGGCTGTCCGCCGCCGACCGGCCGCCGTGGTCCCTGCGCGGCTTCCTCGCGGGGTTCCGGCTGAGCCCGCGCCGCCATCCGGACCTGGCGTGGGCGTGGCTGACCCGGTTCCTGCTGAACGTCAGCAACTCCCTGGTCCTGCTCTACCTTCTCTACTTCCTCCGTGACGGCCTGCACCGCCCCGACCCGGACGAGGGCGTGCTGATCCTGACGGCGGTGAACGGCGCGACGATGCTTGCGACGGTCGTGGTGGGCGGCGCCTGGTCGGACCGGACGGCCCGCCGCAAACCGTTCGTGCTGTGGTCGGGCGCGCTCATGGCGGCGGCGACGGCGCTGCTCGCCCTCTGGCAGACCTGGCCGGGCGCGGTCGTCGCGGCGGCGGTGCTGGGCATCGGCTTCGGCGTCTTCACGTCGGTGGACTTCGCCCTGATGACGGACGTCCTCCCCACGGCGGCGGACCGCGGCAAGGACCTCGGCATCATCAACATCGCCAACTCCCTCCCCCAGGTGGCGGCCCCGGCCCTGGCGGCCCCGATCGTGACCCACCTGGGCGGCTACCGGGCGCTGTACCTGACGGCGGCGGTGATCGGGCTTGCGGGGTCGGGGCTCGTGACGCGGATCAAGGGGGTGAGATAG
- a CDS encoding cytidine deaminase, whose product MTESAALDPEDRKIVTLARSARARNGVPEGAAVRDETGRTYVAGTVALDSLRLSALRTAVAMAVASGAESLEAAAVVSGAEAVTDEDLAAVRDLGGAGTPVFLAGADGEVRARVEAG is encoded by the coding sequence ATGACTGAGAGCGCCGCGCTTGACCCCGAGGACCGCAAGATCGTCACCCTGGCCCGTTCCGCGCGGGCCCGCAACGGTGTGCCCGAGGGGGCGGCGGTGCGGGACGAGACGGGACGTACGTACGTGGCGGGGACGGTCGCTCTCGACTCGCTCCGGCTGTCCGCGCTGAGGACGGCGGTCGCCATGGCCGTGGCGTCCGGGGCGGAGTCGCTGGAGGCGGCGGCGGTCGTCTCCGGGGCGGAGGCGGTCACCGACGAGGATCTCGCCGCGGTACGTGACCTGGGCGGGGCCGGGACGCCGGTGTTCCTCGCGGGGGCGGACGGGGAGGTCCGGGCGCGGGTCGAGGCGGGCTGA
- a CDS encoding helix-turn-helix transcriptional regulator produces the protein MAAAVSVTSGTDDSKARRLGELREFLMSRRARVSPAEAGLPDGGARRRTPGLRREEVAVLAGVGASWYQWLEQGRDISVSPQVLDAVARVLKLSGAERRHLYVLAGLNPPRPEVARDDRAMCEGLHRLIDTWMPQPAHIMDAYWNCVMYNDAAAAVLGMRSETSENCLLTFFTDPIYRARARSWQRNAPQVVAMYRAACSEQPEDDGFAAVIAEAKSVSPEFVELWERRDILPGGQVAKEIEHPVVGTLFLESTQLKVPARPDLTIVLHTPMPDAEVDTAGKLAWLASPEGRRGSIYPVAG, from the coding sequence ATGGCAGCAGCAGTGTCGGTGACGTCGGGTACGGACGACTCCAAGGCGCGGCGGCTCGGGGAGCTCAGGGAGTTCCTGATGAGCCGGCGCGCGCGGGTCAGCCCCGCGGAGGCCGGGCTTCCGGACGGCGGGGCCCGCCGCCGCACGCCGGGGCTGCGCCGCGAGGAGGTCGCCGTGCTCGCCGGTGTCGGGGCGTCCTGGTACCAGTGGCTGGAGCAGGGCCGCGACATCTCCGTGTCGCCGCAGGTCCTGGATGCCGTGGCGCGTGTCCTCAAGCTGAGCGGTGCCGAGCGACGCCATCTGTACGTGCTGGCCGGGCTCAATCCGCCGCGGCCCGAGGTCGCGCGGGACGACCGGGCGATGTGCGAGGGGCTGCACCGGCTCATCGACACGTGGATGCCGCAGCCCGCGCACATCATGGACGCGTACTGGAACTGCGTCATGTACAACGACGCGGCCGCGGCCGTGCTCGGGATGCGCTCGGAGACGTCCGAGAACTGTCTGCTCACCTTCTTCACCGACCCCATCTACCGGGCCCGCGCCCGCAGCTGGCAGCGGAACGCGCCGCAGGTCGTGGCGATGTACCGGGCGGCGTGCTCGGAGCAGCCCGAGGACGACGGGTTCGCCGCGGTGATCGCCGAGGCGAAGTCGGTGAGCCCGGAGTTCGTGGAGCTGTGGGAGCGGCGGGACATCCTGCCCGGCGGGCAGGTCGCCAAGGAGATCGAGCACCCGGTGGTGGGGACGCTGTTCCTGGAATCGACACAGCTGAAGGTGCCGGCCAGGCCCGACCTCACGATCGTGCTGCACACGCCGATGCCGGACGCCGAGGTGGACACCGCCGGGAAGCTGGCGTGGCTTGCCTCGCCCGAGGGCAGGCGCGGGTCGATCTATCCGGTGGCGGGCTAG
- a CDS encoding DUF397 domain-containing protein, whose amino-acid sequence MGSTWGWRKSSASGAPSEDCVEIAWTGRTVLIRDSARPRGAIVVVSPDAWVVFLSSMSRVPARDVTAARP is encoded by the coding sequence GTGGGCAGCACATGGGGATGGCGCAAGAGCAGTGCGAGCGGGGCCCCGAGCGAAGACTGCGTGGAGATCGCCTGGACCGGCAGGACCGTTCTCATCCGTGACTCCGCGCGCCCCCGGGGCGCGATCGTCGTGGTGAGTCCGGACGCCTGGGTCGTCTTCCTCTCCTCGATGTCCCGCGTCCCCGCGCGTGACGTGACGGCGGCCCGGCCCTGA
- a CDS encoding M4 family metallopeptidase codes for MTVNPRAFEPVFCTIVPPHVLDTLAQNQDPALAAPARRTLERDSIERTHRRLTTVIGAPSVAAPKEATAGKPHRTIYDAKHRTELPGRKVRGEGDKPGKDATVNRAYAGLGATFELYQKSYDRDSIDGNGLPLNATVHYGEDYGNAFWNGEQMVFGDGDNEIFLDFTIPVDVIGHELTHGVVQYTANLTYFGQPGALNESMADVFGSMIKQYTLGQTAQEADWLIGAGLLAPRVTGKALRSMKEPGTAYDDDVLGKDPQPADMDHYVRTGRDNGGVHINSGIPNRAFYLVADALGGHSWERAGQIWYAVLTGGELAQDASFSDFAKLTVAAARAKYGDGDEHKAVIDAWSTVKVPAT; via the coding sequence ATGACCGTCAACCCACGAGCCTTCGAGCCCGTCTTCTGCACCATCGTGCCGCCCCACGTCCTGGACACGCTCGCCCAGAACCAGGACCCCGCGCTCGCCGCACCCGCCCGCCGCACCCTGGAGCGGGACTCCATCGAGCGCACGCACCGCCGCCTGACGACCGTCATCGGCGCGCCCAGCGTCGCCGCACCCAAGGAAGCCACGGCGGGCAAGCCGCACCGCACGATCTACGACGCCAAGCACCGCACGGAGCTCCCTGGCCGCAAGGTGCGCGGCGAGGGCGACAAGCCCGGCAAGGACGCCACCGTCAACCGCGCGTACGCGGGCCTCGGCGCGACCTTCGAGCTGTACCAGAAGTCGTACGACCGCGATTCCATCGACGGCAACGGCCTGCCGCTGAACGCGACGGTCCACTACGGCGAGGACTACGGGAACGCCTTCTGGAACGGCGAACAGATGGTGTTCGGCGACGGCGACAACGAGATCTTCCTGGACTTCACCATTCCCGTGGACGTCATCGGCCACGAGCTCACCCACGGCGTGGTGCAGTACACGGCGAACCTCACGTACTTCGGCCAGCCGGGCGCCCTGAACGAGTCGATGGCGGACGTCTTCGGCTCGATGATCAAGCAGTACACGCTCGGCCAGACCGCCCAGGAGGCCGACTGGCTGATCGGCGCGGGCCTGCTCGCCCCGCGCGTCACCGGCAAGGCGCTGCGCTCCATGAAGGAGCCCGGCACGGCGTACGACGACGACGTGCTCGGCAAGGACCCGCAGCCCGCCGACATGGACCACTATGTGCGCACGGGCCGCGACAACGGCGGCGTGCACATCAACTCCGGCATCCCGAACCGCGCGTTCTACCTGGTCGCCGACGCCCTCGGCGGTCACTCGTGGGAGCGGGCGGGACAGATCTGGTACGCGGTCCTGACCGGCGGCGAGCTGGCGCAGGACGCCTCCTTCAGCGACTTCGCGAAGCTGACGGTGGCCGCCGCGCGCGCGAAGTACGGCGACGGGGACGAGCACAAAGCCGTCATCGACGCGTGGTCCACGGTCAAGGTCCCCGCGACCTGA
- a CDS encoding GH1 family beta-glucosidase, whose amino-acid sequence MAATAAPARPPFPEFPRDFLWGVSTSAHQIEGAADERGASVWDAFTAVPGNVKDGSTAAVACDHYHRYREDVALVRDLGVDAYRFSVSWPRVLPTGAGAVNPAGLDFYDRLVDELCAAGVRPVPTLFHWDTPLVVQQAGGWLNRRTAEKFAEYAAVVAARIGDRVTKWITLNEPAEHTLLGHALGQHAPGKRLLFDALPAAHHQLLAHGLAVRALRAAGAHDIGIANSHGPTWPASDAEDDTAAADFYDLLLNRLFADPLLLGAYPEGIGELMPSKDLDADLKVISEPLDWYGINFYQPTKVGAPLPDGTAAEFAGVTLPPELPFAPRQIDGFPVTDFGWPVVPDALPELLTSFRDRYGDRLPPLVITENGCSYDGLDDQDRIAYLDGHLRALHRALESGVDVRGYFIWSLIDNFEWAEGYRQRFGLVHVDHATQVRTPKASYHWLREALRARRP is encoded by the coding sequence ATGGCAGCGACCGCGGCACCGGCGAGACCACCGTTCCCTGAGTTCCCCCGCGACTTCCTGTGGGGCGTCTCCACATCGGCCCACCAGATCGAGGGCGCCGCCGACGAGCGCGGCGCCTCCGTCTGGGACGCGTTCACGGCCGTGCCGGGGAACGTGAAGGACGGCTCGACGGCCGCGGTGGCCTGCGACCACTACCACCGCTACCGCGAGGACGTCGCGCTCGTCCGCGACCTCGGCGTCGACGCGTACCGCTTCTCGGTCTCGTGGCCGCGCGTGCTGCCCACCGGGGCGGGCGCGGTGAACCCGGCGGGCCTCGACTTCTACGACCGGCTCGTCGACGAGCTGTGCGCGGCGGGCGTACGGCCCGTCCCCACCCTCTTCCACTGGGACACCCCGCTCGTCGTGCAGCAGGCGGGCGGCTGGCTGAACCGGCGCACCGCCGAGAAGTTCGCCGAGTACGCGGCGGTCGTCGCGGCCCGCATCGGCGACCGCGTCACCAAGTGGATCACCCTCAACGAACCGGCCGAGCACACCCTCCTCGGCCATGCCCTCGGCCAGCACGCCCCCGGCAAGCGGCTCCTGTTCGACGCCCTGCCCGCCGCCCACCACCAGCTCCTCGCGCACGGCCTCGCCGTACGGGCGCTGCGCGCGGCCGGCGCCCACGACATCGGCATCGCCAACTCGCACGGCCCGACGTGGCCCGCCTCCGACGCCGAGGACGACACGGCCGCCGCGGACTTCTACGACCTGCTCCTCAACCGCCTCTTCGCGGACCCGCTGCTCCTCGGCGCCTACCCGGAAGGCATCGGAGAGCTGATGCCGTCGAAGGACCTCGACGCGGACCTCAAGGTCATCTCCGAACCCCTCGACTGGTACGGGATCAACTTCTACCAGCCGACGAAGGTGGGCGCGCCGCTCCCCGACGGCACGGCGGCGGAGTTCGCGGGCGTCACGCTCCCGCCCGAACTCCCCTTCGCGCCGCGGCAGATCGACGGCTTCCCCGTCACGGACTTCGGCTGGCCGGTCGTCCCCGACGCGCTACCCGAACTCCTCACCTCCTTCCGCGACCGGTACGGCGACCGTCTCCCGCCGCTCGTCATCACCGAGAACGGCTGCTCGTACGACGGACTCGACGACCAGGACCGCATCGCCTACCTCGACGGCCACCTGCGGGCGCTGCACCGCGCGCTGGAGTCAGGGGTCGATGTGCGCGGCTACTTCATCTGGTCACTGATCGACAACTTCGAGTGGGCGGAGGGATACCGGCAGCGGTTCGGTCTCGTGCACGTCGACCACGCCACGCAGGTGCGCACGCCGAAGGCGTCGTACCACTGGCTGCGCGAGGCGCTACGGGCGCGCCGCCCATGA
- the leuA gene encoding 2-isopropylmalate synthase — translation MPNFQRPTAMPIHKYGQYEQVAIPDRTWPDNRITVAPRWLSTDLRDGNQALIDPMSPARKRAMFDLLVRMGYKEIEVGFPSSGQTDFDFVRSIIEDEDAIPEDVTISVLTQAREELIERTVESLKGARRATVHLYNATAPVWRDVVFRGSRDAVKQIAVDGTRLVMEYADKLLDDRTTFGYQYSPEIFTDTELDFALEVCEGVMDVWQPDADREIILNLPATVERSTPSTHADRFEWMSRNLSRREFVCLSIHPHNDRGTAVAAAELAVMAGGDRVEGCLFGQGERTGNVDLVTLGMNLFSQGVDPQVDLSDIDEVRRVYEYCTQMEVHPRHPYAGDLVYTAFSGSHQDAIKKGFDAMETRAAAQGKTVDDIEWAVPYLPIDPKDVGRSYEAVIRVNSQSGKGGIAYVLKNDHKLDLPRRMQIEFSRIIQTKTDAEGGEVTPGAIWSVFQDEYLPNPANPWGRIQVKNGQTTTDTDGVDRLTVEATLDGEDTVLTGTGNGPISAFFDALQGIGIDVRLLDYQEHTMSEGASAQAASYIECAIGDKVLWGIGIDANTTRASLKAVVSAVNRAAR, via the coding sequence ATGCCGAACTTCCAGCGCCCCACCGCCATGCCGATCCACAAGTACGGGCAGTACGAGCAGGTCGCCATCCCCGACCGCACCTGGCCGGACAACCGGATCACGGTCGCTCCCCGCTGGCTCTCCACCGACCTGCGCGACGGCAACCAGGCGCTGATCGACCCGATGTCCCCGGCCCGCAAGCGCGCCATGTTCGATCTGCTGGTCCGCATGGGCTACAAGGAGATCGAGGTCGGCTTCCCCTCCTCGGGCCAGACGGACTTCGATTTCGTACGGTCGATCATCGAGGACGAGGACGCGATCCCCGAGGACGTGACCATCTCCGTCCTGACGCAGGCGCGCGAAGAGCTCATCGAGCGCACGGTGGAGTCCCTGAAGGGCGCCCGGCGCGCGACCGTCCACCTGTACAACGCGACCGCACCCGTGTGGCGCGATGTGGTCTTCCGCGGCTCGCGCGACGCCGTGAAGCAGATCGCCGTCGACGGCACGCGGCTGGTCATGGAGTACGCCGACAAGCTGCTGGACGACCGTACGACCTTCGGATACCAGTACAGCCCCGAGATCTTCACCGACACCGAGCTGGACTTCGCCCTGGAGGTCTGCGAGGGCGTCATGGACGTCTGGCAGCCCGACGCCGACCGCGAGATCATCCTGAACCTGCCCGCCACGGTCGAGCGCTCCACGCCCTCCACCCACGCGGACCGCTTCGAGTGGATGTCCCGCAACCTGTCGCGGCGCGAGTTCGTCTGCCTGTCCATCCACCCGCACAACGACCGCGGCACCGCCGTCGCCGCCGCCGAGCTGGCCGTCATGGCCGGCGGCGACCGCGTCGAGGGGTGCCTGTTCGGCCAGGGCGAGCGCACCGGCAACGTCGACCTGGTGACGCTGGGCATGAACCTCTTCTCGCAGGGCGTCGACCCGCAGGTCGACCTGTCCGACATCGACGAGGTCCGCCGCGTGTACGAATACTGCACGCAGATGGAGGTCCACCCCCGCCACCCGTACGCGGGCGACCTGGTCTACACCGCCTTCTCCGGCTCCCACCAGGACGCCATCAAGAAGGGCTTCGACGCGATGGAGACCCGCGCCGCGGCCCAGGGCAAGACGGTCGACGACATCGAGTGGGCCGTCCCGTACCTGCCCATCGACCCCAAGGACGTCGGCCGCTCGTACGAGGCCGTGATCCGCGTCAACTCGCAGTCCGGCAAGGGCGGCATCGCGTACGTCCTGAAGAACGACCACAAGCTGGACCTGCCGCGCCGCATGCAGATCGAGTTCTCCCGGATCATCCAGACGAAGACCGACGCCGAGGGCGGCGAGGTCACCCCGGGCGCGATCTGGAGCGTCTTCCAGGACGAGTACCTGCCGAACCCCGCCAACCCCTGGGGTCGGATTCAGGTCAAGAACGGCCAGACGACGACCGACACCGACGGCGTCGACCGCCTCACCGTCGAGGCCACGCTGGACGGCGAGGACACCGTCCTGACCGGCACGGGCAACGGCCCGATCTCCGCCTTCTTCGACGCCCTGCAGGGCATCGGCATCGACGTACGCCTGCTGGACTACCAGGAGCACACCATGAGCGAGGGCGCGTCCGCGCAGGCCGCCTCGTACATCGAGTGCGCGATCGGCGACAAGGTGCTGTGGGGCATCGGCATCGACGCGAACACGACGCGCGCCTCCCTGAAGGCCGTCGTCTCCGCCGTCAACCGCGCGGCGCGCTAG
- a CDS encoding TerB family tellurite resistance protein: MLPDRGRNGRNSRIPAKPVSRGRALCRRVVGMNTAWDAVGDGEFFCPACGGDRNYQRLTGRRRFVLLGVPVVPRGTRGPVIQCAACQDLFDPDVLDHPTTTRLSAMLRDAVHTIVLAVLSTGGTGSRPVLETAVCALQGAGHEDCTEDRLVALVDALATDAGRATEPDCAPGLAIELHEALGPLAPHLAPAGRDALLLQGARIALADGPYTPAERDVLSTAGCALTICSEDVTRLLATARTPS, translated from the coding sequence ATGCTGCCAGACCGGGGACGAAACGGCCGGAATTCCCGCATCCCCGCCAAGCCGGTCTCCCGCGGGCGAGCCCTGTGCAGGCGCGTGGTCGGCATGAACACGGCCTGGGACGCCGTCGGCGACGGCGAGTTCTTCTGCCCGGCCTGCGGCGGCGACCGCAACTACCAGCGCCTCACGGGACGGCGCCGCTTCGTCCTGCTCGGCGTGCCCGTCGTGCCGCGCGGCACCCGCGGCCCCGTCATCCAGTGCGCCGCCTGCCAGGACCTGTTCGACCCGGACGTCCTGGACCACCCCACCACCACCCGGCTCTCCGCGATGCTCCGCGACGCCGTCCACACGATCGTCCTCGCCGTCCTCTCCACGGGCGGCACGGGCTCGCGCCCGGTCCTCGAGACCGCCGTCTGCGCGCTGCAGGGCGCGGGCCACGAGGACTGTACGGAAGACCGACTCGTCGCCCTCGTCGACGCGCTCGCCACGGACGCCGGACGCGCCACCGAGCCCGACTGCGCCCCCGGCCTCGCCATCGAACTCCACGAGGCGCTGGGCCCGCTCGCCCCGCACCTCGCCCCCGCCGGCCGCGACGCGCTGCTCCTCCAGGGCGCGCGCATCGCCCTCGCCGACGGGCCCTACACCCCCGCCGAACGCGACGTCCTCAGCACGGCGGGCTGCGCCCTCACCATCTGCTCGGAGGACGTGACCCGCCTCCTCGCGACGGCCCGGACCCCTTCCTGA